From one Methanomassiliicoccales archaeon genomic stretch:
- a CDS encoding FumA C-terminus/TtdB family hydratase beta subunit, whose protein sequence is MKVKNIVSPISEKEVRSLKAGELVGLSGEVLTLRDEAHLRALEMHRKGKKMPFDLKDKALYHCGPIVRNADGWQVLAAGPTTSARMNSLEPEFLKAFRPRLIIGKGGMSPEVLQTMGEVGCAYLSFTGGAAVLAAEHLPEVLDVQWEDLGMAEAVWRLRAEGLGPMVVAMDSHGRSLFEEIEGAVRKKASLL, encoded by the coding sequence GTGAAGGTCAAGAACATCGTTTCTCCCATCAGCGAAAAGGAGGTCAGGTCCCTGAAGGCCGGGGAACTGGTTGGCCTCAGCGGGGAGGTATTGACGCTCCGGGACGAGGCCCATCTGCGAGCCTTGGAGATGCACCGGAAGGGGAAGAAGATGCCTTTCGATCTTAAGGACAAAGCGTTGTACCATTGCGGTCCGATAGTGAGGAACGCGGACGGATGGCAAGTGCTGGCCGCGGGGCCGACCACCAGCGCCCGGATGAACTCCCTCGAGCCTGAATTTTTGAAAGCGTTCCGCCCACGATTGATAATAGGCAAAGGCGGCATGTCCCCCGAGGTGCTCCAGACCATGGGCGAGGTCGGCTGCGCCTACCTGAGCTTCACCGGCGGCGCCGCGGTGCTGGCCGCGGAGCACCTTCCGGAAGTGCTGGACGTACAATGGGAGGACCTGGGGATGGCCGAGGCGGTCTGGCGCCTGCGGGCGGAGGGCCTGGGGCCGATGGTAGTGGCCATGGACTCGCACGGCCGAAGCCTGTTCGAAGAGATCGAGGGCGCCGTCAGGAAGAAAGCCTCACTTCTCTGA